One Engraulis encrasicolus isolate BLACKSEA-1 chromosome 4, IST_EnEncr_1.0, whole genome shotgun sequence genomic window, AAGGTACTGTAGGACTGTGGGAGTGCTGTTAGTTGTTAGGACACGAAGGCCACACAATGAAGGACTCTGGGAAATGTAGTACTCACTTTAAACATGAAGGTACTCACTTTAAACATGAAGGTCCCAACTTGAAGTTATCCTGTTCTGGTTCGAAGGACTTGTGTGATGAAGGACTATAATGTACGACTGGGCTGCTCGCTGTGTACTAGAACTGGCCTTTAAAGGAAATCGCAACTGGGCTACTTGACGTGGAGATGTGACCTGCGGAGGACTCTACTGGGGCTTTCAGCTGAAAATTACGCActtcccaggaaaaggtgcaagaccaaggctgactgtagttttcggagtgagaggtccgcacacttaaaatcccttttttcttttattatttatttcatggctggattacgtttggacttcaacagtcttcatcagattcgaGAAAGTAGAAATGTAATCCAGCCATAGAATAATAAAAGGAAACAAAGAgtgttttaagtgtgcggacctctcccGACTTTACTGGGCCTCCTTGTTCTGTAGAGCTGACTCCCAAAGGACTCTTCTCGGCAGCCACCCCTGTTCTGTTTGGTGGTGAGTGACCTGTGGGAACGGCTCCTCCTTGGGCTCCATCTGCTGTGTAGAGCTGACCTCCTGTCCCCGGTGACTCTACTCGGCCCCCTTATTCTGAGTAGAgttgacctcctcctcctctactgtagAATTTACTGACTTTTTTTTCAGTTTCTGACTCCTGCTCTTTAGAGATCTATGCATGTGCAAAGACTCAGGTCCAGAAGCCTGCTACTAAgttgaacaccacacacacactacactacactacacgacacactacactactctactctacagtgtacactacactgcactgtacactacactgtacactacacactacactacactgcaagcAGTGATGCCTTATCTGCATAAGACGTTTTCTGTTCCAGCATATAAgaatttaaaaaaggaaaaaaatatattacaaaGAGAAGACTATATTAAGTTGTAGCAGTAGGTTatgaaaccaaacaaaacaaaacaaagatttAAGTTGTCTCTTGCCAATCTCACTCCCTTAACGCCCATTATGTTGGTGAGCTCAGACAGGGAAAGAGCAAATCAGACTCCATTATGTTGATGCGCTCAGAATGGGAGCAGCCTATCAGAGCCCAATATGTTGACACGCTCAGACTGGGCAGCCTATCAGAGCCCAATATGTTGGCGCGTCACTCAGATTGGGCCCCCTACTCAAGGCTATAACACACAGGTATGCTTCTGTCCCACCTATGCATATGATgagaaatgaagaagaagaaaaaaatgacagaaataaAAAACTCTAGGTGATGTTTAAGCTTGCTGTACATATTGCTAGCATATGGCCTTGGTTCGCTGTAAATGACTTTTGTACATCTTTGTTATTTTGTATAAAACTGAAGAAGAAACTGTTtcttaaaaaaaggaaaagaaaaatgatATTGGTTATGTTTGTATACTGGCTGTACTCCGGAGCCTTGGAACTTAGCATCAAACTACTTTTTTTCTACCTatataaatatatagatatataaatataaataaatggataaaatatataaatatatatatatataaacaaacactatttaaaggcatttttaaaaacAGTCAGAaactttttattcttatttacgAACTAGGAAGTGCTTGTTTGGTTGATCTAACgtagagagagtttgtgtgtgtgctggtctgcTTCTGTGGGTCAGCAGACGCCGTCCTCTCCTCGCCATACCGGATGCTGTCTGGTGCCCTCAAAGGTATTTTTGTACTAATAGACCATTTAACAGGCACATCAAGTCCTGCTTTTGTTTTGataaaaaaagatgaaaacaCAAGTTTGGATCCAGCTTTACCTTTGTTCTTTTTTTCGTCTGGCTGTCTCTATGTTTGGATTTGTTtaccttttgtttttctttgcagCACATTTCTAAGTATACCACAGaattaataaataaattcatTTTTAAGGTATGCATTCACTTGCAGTGAGATTTTTATCATGtttggtttctgtgtgtgcatgcgtgtgagtgttatACTGCCGGTCAAATGTTACGTGACAAAGCCAaaaactccaaccatactccgctCAGCTTGGTTCAGCGGGCCGGGGGAAAAAAATGAGGGCTGGTTTtcgtagcctggctctcacacagacccttcgtgcatttccggTGGGTAACAACCATCGAGTGAGAACTAGATTATGGTTTTCGTGCTGTGCTGTCTTGCCATACCTGCCTAATCAAAAAGCAACAAATGGCATCCGAGTCGTGCCATTTCCAGCTGTTAACCTACCGagcagaaaacaggcagtggaaaagggcctaaaGACCATGTGAAAGACTAGTGGAAAGCATACCAAACGGCATGGAAGCTGGCTTTCAAGCTTATTCAACCAAATAGTGATGTATGTACTCTTCCCAAGTTAAAACATTGCTATTATGTTTTAAGTGGATATCGTCTTATCTTTGCCCTTTAtgaggtctgaaaacattgcatcttaggCCTGTGTTATTTTGACCTGTCGTTTTCTGCAAATAAAatctctaaatgacaatattttcattaGAAATTCAGAGAAAATGTCTAGTTTATGAAATTAAACAACAATTTTCATTTTGCTCAATAACATGCATATTGATGGTAAATCAGACAAACTGATCATTTCGAAGAGGCATCTTAATTTTTTTCACCAGCTATATGTACTTCAATTTTATATCTGGCTTTGACATTGTGTGCCACACTATCTCAGGTGACGTGACAATAAATTATGTCACTGAAGATGTGCAAACCATTTTGGTCCTATGACTATGTCAACTGTATGTTACCCTTACGAGTGGATCACCAtgattcacagacacacaaaacaccccccccccagattattattttttaaaattctttttttatttttacaacaaGAAAAACGAACAAATAAAACAGGGCACAAGATTTATTAGTCATTTGCTATTCGGTAGAAATCACATTCTTACATTCCAAACCAATACTgctgagacatacacacacacacagtttcttgcAGTTACACTCACAGACTGTATTCTATAGCTTCTTACTGGCAggtcgtacacacgcacacacacacgcacacacacacaacaatgtatAGCTGCTGGCTGTTGGAATGTCGTACCACTGGCACATTGCTGGTTAGTGAAGTGATCTTCCCTGAGGTTAGTTAAAATGGCTAGCTGTTAGTTCATGTCAATTGCAAAACCTGAAGAACCAAGAACCCTTGGGCTAAACGCCCCGAAGAACCAAGAAACATTGGGCTAAACGTCACCGCCAGACGTCCTGGATGGGGCAGTCCAGCAGCACCCCCAAACCCTCCGCATCTCATATCTAATTTTCCCACTTAACAACtttagagacaagaaagctcccacacAAATGTTCACATTTGCAGCGTTTACCTGCAACGTCCCGTTCTATTGACCtccttcaattcaattcaggttgaattgcttgaaggtcAATGGACCACATTTGCAGCATTAGCTTGCAACAATTCGGGCTATTGACCTTCTTAAAATAATTTCAATTCTTcaggttgaattgcttgaagaaggtcaatagaccgaaacgttgccagtaaaatgcaaatgtgaacagtgtgcgggagattTCTTGTCTTTAACATTGGTGAACAAGGGATTCCACTCCTACTCACAAAGGAGGTAGGCTATGCAAGAATTCTACAAAGCATAATCCCACTTACTGCAACTTCCCACAACTTTATACATcaaggatgggcaactggaggcccgggggcaacatgcggcccgcctcctcattcAGTGCggcccttagataaaacataataaaagtaATGATTAAAAAACATAACTGAAAAATCTTAATcaattgtaattatactgtttgCCGATAGAGAACACTACttttccttccaaacaatatcggcagttggtgagcaaccaactgcatctcAAACTGAGTGATTTGTAGTCCGATTCTTGGTCATGTAGTCCTCTGACAGTGGAgatgaaaaaacgtggccctTCTTCTTATGggagttgcccatccctgttataCATCCAAACATATCAGCAAACAGCCCATCTATCCTGCCCCCCTCTTTTGATTTTCACCCTCCCAGCCCATCTATCCTGCCGCCCCCCTCTACACcattctcctcctcatcactcGCCTCTGGCCAAAATGTGAATCCACCATTTATTCTTCTATTCCCTCCTCCTTCTATACTGCCCCCTTCTCCATCCGTGTCTTTCCCATCTCCATGGAATAGAGAGGTACAAGTCAAATAACTTCCTCCCTTCCAAGGCCTAGACACGAGGAAGTAGTTAGACTTGTACCACagcccctccgtctctctctccctcttatccTCCTACAACTTCACCTCTCTGGACAAGATGGAGTCGTAGATCTGCTGGGTGAGGGGCACATATTTCTTCTGCTCCAGGTCCAGGAAGTAGAGCTCGTCCTGGATCAGCGCGGGGTCAAAGCCCTCCTCCACCAGCCTCACCTTCTTCATCTTGAAGGTTCCAGTCATCTCCAAGCAGCTCTGCCAGACACAACAATGGCAATGACAATTTATTTGGGGAACACttaaaaaaactaaactaaactaaagagAGTCAATaattttatgtatgtatttatttatttttaaaacaatgtTGGTCTCTTGGAAGATGTTTGTCTACTACTACAGGCATATGTCATGCTCAACTAAATAGATTGAACAAAGCTGGTTTGCAGAATCATGGAGTCATTGCAATATCtaatctcccatcctctccttgtgcttgtgATGTGATGCGAAGCAAGATAGACGATAGATGACtgaattcaatatctcacaaaagcacagttcaaaggtcattttccaatcaggatgttgaagttgttgtgcctaggcacAATTCAGCATCGAttcagcatattttttcaagtttcaattacatcCTTGGGCATTTCCCGAGCAAATGAAATTTAATTTTAATTAAAGCACTTCAGAGCACTGAAAACTGCAGGAGTGATAAACACAACAACTAGTAAAATGTTTGTATTGCATCATGATTGATGAGAAATTTAGAATTCGAATGCATCACCAATGCAACGCACAGTCGAGCTGAATCAATTTGAATCGAATCATTGCCCCCAGTGCCACTAGCTGCCAGTGATGGAACTTCACTGTTCAGCTGGTTTTCTTCACGGAGGTCACAAGTACAAGGCGAGGACAGAAGGTGAGATAATCAGATAGACCCCTGGCGTTTCATGAGCACTTTTACCTGGATGCGGATGAAGCGAGGTCGTGCATACACCGGCAGGTAGTTGGCAACGTGAGCACAGGTGTTGACACAGTCAAACTCTGCTCCCTCTCGCAGGGTAACTGCCGCCATGCCGATACGTCCCTCATGCCCTGCGAACACAGGGGGTGTGAGGCAAGaccagtttatttgtatagcgcatttcatacacaggtgcaattcaaggtgcttcacaaaaaataaaagtaaaaagaaagaatacaaaaaaagaattaaagtcaaagaaagttaaaacattaagataaaacacaagataAATAATTagaattaaaaaattaaataaaaatgaagctgCTAGTGGTAGGCATGTGAGACGCTTCCCACTGAGGTAGAATATGACACAAAAAGCTAACGCTACACTGGATGCTAGACTTAGGTATCTACTATAAAAATCAGCTTCCACTGTAATAAATGGAAGTGACTACACTCGATACAGCAGCACAGCAAATACTGTAAAAAATTATCCCATTCTTTGCCATGTATTTCTGACGTAACTTAATTTAATGTAGCTAAATGCATCCAGTGTATGCCCAGACGAACCGTTTGTGTTTCAAGCAGGCAATGGGAACGCACCTGGAACCTTGACGCCATAGACATTGGCTTCCTCGATACCGTCCACTGTTGTCAGGATATCTCCCACCTCTGTCGTCGCTACGTTCTCCCCCTTCCATCTGTAAGTAagtaaatacattttatttataaagcacatttaaaacaccCAGAACTACTGCAGCTACTGAGAGCCCCCATCCCTTCATTGTGAAGTGTTATGAAGGCTTCGAAACGCTTCGGGGGGAAAAGTAAGTCCGCATTGAAAACACCTCACAAGTCTGAATCTAAGTTATTTGGAATTAAACTTCATTCTAAATACCATTGTTCATTACGAAAAACGTAATTCCTCCATTCTTtgcgcagagtctatgttataacctcactgtcacgaAAATTGtcataatctgttacttaaaccTCTccttaatgtcatagcaatgtttttatgatgtatttgagtcttttcagaaatgagtgaacgggcccgctgagagagagagagagagagagagagagagagagagagagagagagagagagagagagagagagagagagagagagaaaattatgTCAGTCCATTTTTACTGACCTTTGAACCCAACCCAACACTTGGGTTGGCAAAGTGAAAAGCAGCACCTCTGAGGTGACTGACAGAAAGACTCACCGGAAGGTGTCCCCGACGCGGTCCTGGAAGTAGACGAAGTTGTCGTGGTCGATCCTGAGCAGGTCTCCGCTGTTGAAGTACAGGTCTCCCTTGCGGAAGACGTCCTGGAGCCGCTTCTTCTCCGTCTGCTGTTTGTTGCCCGCGTAGCCCACGAAGGGGGAGTGGTTAGTGATCTTgcccaccagcagtcccgtctcccctgccccacacacacacacacacacacacacacacacacacacacacacacacacacacacacacacacacacacacacacacacacacacacacacacacacacacacacacacacacacacacacacacacacaaacacacacacacacacctcttcagcaAACTATGCTCTCATTGGACACAACTGTTCAACAACAAAAGACATTATTACTATTTCGTAGTATTTACATGTATCAAACAGTTTTTACGACGGTCTACGATTTGTGATTGGTGAGTCTTTGAACCTGCAAAACTCTATCTTAGAACATCGGCCACaatgaggaaatcttgcccgacaatagcttgcgatggtcctgtggGGGTATCATTTCACCGATTGTCATAAGGCTGGTTTTCAGCCGGGATTTGGGCAGCTAGTCATGTAGTCTGAGCCTGGCAGAAGACTTTCAAGGTGTGTGTGGACCCTCACAAAACTTAGCTTGTGTTCACTATTCACCATGGTAACCCTTGTGAACTCTGTAAACCAGGTGAACTCGGTTACTCAtggcagagaatctctaacaagGGAGAAcgttcacactgattggttcccattgtagccagttagctttgcatgcatactgcagtaactatggagtgtccactagttggcgagcgtcagTAAGTCCTTCATATGGGAAAATgtgtggaatggaaaggggaacccatatgctaaatacactgctactgcgatttccagtcacaaatatcatcaacaaaacattcctggtaagcactatgactgttgtttaacaataggctgtattgacaaatcgttcagttgtgtagttttacagaaggttagaagatttcaacctgtactcgctagcatcccgctaacgtttatgggtttggcccaaGGAGGTCTGTATCAttggtttggccccataaaaattgagctttgtgacccagtatataataatctagtggcgcaaaataattgaAACGCTACtgaaatggggtcttattatttctagcttcgaacttaatattaatattttaggacaaaaaattattaaaaatcacaaaaattataatggaagaaaactccattgacacccattcattttgcacttaggtaggattagggttagccagttgtggctagtagctagttccgtgagtgaacaccccctgctcATGGTAACCCTCGTGATCTCTGACCCTTGACCCCATGATGAGCACTCAGAGCTAGAGTGAGACTGACCTCTGGCAGCTCGTACGCAGAGGCCTTCAGCGTTCCTCACCGGCTCCTCCTTCTCAGCATCAAACTTGATCAGTGAGTACGGGAAGATCCTCTGCATCAGGAGAAAGACAtctcatatcacacacactcattggcaCCACTCAGGGACAATAATGATCTAATACAGCTGTGAAATTATTACTTAACTGTTGTGCAATACACACATGCCCTATAAATGTATACCTTATAAAATACACTGCTGCTCaaataataattcagaattaaatagttccatcaagtttactttggtctttcctttaattccgaattaagaggtgtttacaagATGTTTTCAAAGAGCTTATtcaattaagctttattcagaatcaatatcagttcattctgaattcaatagctcatgtaaacgtagcaaatgatcAACGTTTTGACATCAATGTTTTCATTATCATTAGGGTGTGTTTGCCCCTCCAACTTTATCTCTGGAGGGCCAAAAAGGTCTGTGCCCCTAATTCGACGCCTACAGTCTCACCGTCATAGGTGCCGGAGAGGGGGATACAGTCGTGCattttgcatccccacttttgggctccctaaatgaggctttctacATTCTTACTGCAGACAAATCAGTGGAGTGCATCAGCAGGAACATCATTAAGAAATAAAgaacgaagaaaaaaaaatgcaccaccactttaaactGGTTCTGGCGTCCTTGCTCACCGTGTGCAGGGGGTTGACGCGTCCCACCACGCCGACCTTGCTGGTGTAGTTGATGAAGCCCACGTTGCCCTCCGTGGCGGCGTACAGCTCCCGCACGGCGATGTCGCCAAAGCGCTGCAGGAACTCGGACCAGATGTCCATCCGCACACCATTGCCGATGGCGATTCGCACCCGGTGGGCTTTCTCATTCTCCTTCTGCACAGAGACACAGTCAGGAGTGTCAAGACTCTCCTAAGCAGAGCTCACgagtcgtgtgtgtgtcagcgtgtgcatgtctgtgtctctactgtatgtgtctgtgtgttactgaAGGACTGTAAGGAGTGCAAGTGTGAACAATAGTGTGTGTAAGTACATCGAATGGTGTGTGTTAACTCATACAGTAGTGTATATTAAGAGTGTGAGCTCAGCTAACATGTAGAGTAAACATTAAAAGTGTCAGCTGATCTGCGGTGTGCGTGAGGAGTGAAAAGTCACCTGTAGTGTGTATTCGTTATTGTGCAGAGCCAAACCTATTGCAATTTAAAGAATGTCTACATTTTTCCAAACATACAGTAACTGCTCCCTGCCATCGAATGTTGAAAGGTTGATTCTttcggccctgctgtggcctaacggtagggcactgggctgttacaccggcgacccaggttaATTTGCCGATCCTTAACCCTTTTACACCGAACGCGTCACCGCCGACGCGTTTTGACAAGCCCTCTTCAGATTACCGTAATTACAAAAATATTTGGCCGATCGGAAAAATTTAAACTGTTTCTGAAAGCAGACACATTGCGCTTTACAGTCAATCTGGTGTAATTACGGTAAATCCCCTCTGAGGCATCTCAGTAACTGCGGAAACAGAAGTTTATTTGTTTTTCAATTCTGAGGAGAAAAGTGAAGACGCGGCAACATTCTTCCAAAGTCGCCCATCAAGAGAAAGAagacccgtctctctctcccactcgcttcctgtcaccgtcttaCACTATcccatcaaaataaaggcataaaagcccctaaaaaatgtatatttttaaaaaagcttGATTCTTTGGAGCTCACCTGCGGAGTGTTGCAGAGGTAGCGCAGCGTCTCCCCGATGTATTGCATCACCGTGACATCATACTTCCTGCAGTCGGCCCAGAACTGAGACGCGGAGAACTTCCTCCTCAGCACCACCGTAATACCTGGCAACCAAACAAGCAGCAGAGGGAGctcacagtactgtgtgtgtgtgtgtgtgtgtgtgtgtgtgtgtgtgtgtgtgtgtgtgtgtgtgtgtgtgtgtgtgtgtgtgtgtatgcgtgcatgcgtgcgtgcgtgcgtgcgtgcgtgcgtgcgtgcgtgcgtgcgtgcgtgcgtgcatgcgcggaTGTACCCCTctcgatgggtgtgtgtgtgtgtgtgtgtgtgtgtgtgtctgtctgtctgtctgtctgtctgtctgtgtgtctgtgtgtgtgtgtgtctgtctgtctgtgccatgCGTACCCCTCTCGATGGCTCCGGCCATGCCGATGAGGAATCCAGCGCTGTGGTAGAGCGGCAGGTTGATGTAGAAGATGTCATCGCTGGTGACCCCCGACACCGCCTGAATGAAGGAGGCCGCCCACACACGCTCATGGGTCACCAACGCCGCCTTGGGGAGCCCTAGGAACAcggcgtatacacacacacacacgcacacgcacacacacacacacacacgcacacgcacacacacacacacacacacacagtaaccatCCAGTGCTGCCATAAGCTTCAACTAGTCCAATTCTAGCCTATTGTTGATCTACTGTAGATGCGGTAAAGAAACTGTTGTCACGGTTATCCAAAGGATATGCAGATGTTTAGCAAGTGTGCTGcaaggtgtctctgtgtgtatgcatgttatgAGTAGAATGAAAAGTGAGTTTAAcaaagaaacaacacacacatccatctcaaCTTGACCTTGAAGTATGCTTGACTTAACAAAAATGGGCGCTGGACTAGAAAAGTCAAATAGTAGCAAAAATACAGTCCGCATCACCAAGCTCCTGTTGTTCTTTTTTAATGTGTAGTTTCGGGCATGAAACGGGAGCTTGTTGTTGAGGACGTTTTTCTACTATGAGAAATAATTcaggagtgcgtgtgtgagtaaatTACAgtgtcaattttcttcttggagcaggcgtcactcttaattatttcagtctctgagggtgctggcccaaatttcaaattcaatgtttcaagaaggaggccgcaccttgcatagtagtgtttttttatttcacagacgcgtttcgacactactatgcaaggtgcgtcctccttcttgaaacattgagtAAATGACAGATAATGCTCCAAACATGCACATGATAAGCTACCCGTTATGCCACAATTCTGTTAATTACACGTTTATCACACATTAAACCTTATTATGCACAGGCCATGGACAGGAATTAAAAAGACAATGCACCaaaagcctaggcctactgtacatagaaCATTACAGAATAGATGAAAAGGTGCAGCTAGATGGGACATCTGGCTCATTGGATTCGCCATCAGAAGGCATCGCTTTATCTATCATTTGTCCGTCTTTGCCCCCCAAAAAGAAATGCTTCGGCAAGTTTCTTGCCGGAGAGCTTCTCAGTAGTCCACGTCTCTTTGCAGTGTAGTTCCGCACTGCTCTGCgagctacacacacagaggtctggtgagaacaAGGCTAGGCTCATTTTTTGGCTCCTTTCAAAAAACTTATTCAGTGTCCAAAAGACAGGATTTAAGaagccaactttttttttttttttttttttgtaatttactttttattgggtttttttttcacaaatacatggAACAAGACACACACTGAACAACCACAGGTGAACAGGGAggactacacagacagacacagactaacAAGGCtaaacactgtacagtatatgtgtatgagAATGAGTGTAACTGTACACTTTTATATACCACTGAATGTTAACATATCccacaaaaaaagacagagaaagaaggggaaaaaacaacagcaaaagtATGGCCTATGGCTTACTGTAGAATGTCTAAATAAGGCCCCCAAATTTTCACATAGacatcctccttgtttatcattctGTAGCACAGCTTCTCGTAAGAGGCAATCTTGGACATTTCGTTAAACCATTCCACCATGGATACAACTACAAGAAGccaactttttttaaaaatggaaaagaaaaaaaaatgtatggaaaaaaagaaagaaaaagaatgggTCCCCAGCTGCGACTCGGTTTCCATCGTTCAGAGGTAAGAGCAGGTCAAAAGAATTGGGATTGTTGGCTAGCATCAAAACACTAGCAGTTGCAGAGCTGGGAAGTGCCACTGAGGCTGGAGACGTTAGGAGCCGTGGAGCCTTGACTATGTGTCCCTAAgcaaagggattttttttatatCCTTTTTTTTGTGAACAACGAGcaacaaacagaaaacaaacaaac contains:
- the zgc:101540 gene encoding hsFATP2a_ACSVL_like domain-containing protein; this translates as MYVWLTVLAGLAVLPAILKSLYPYLFQDLKYVFNTIRFGIRLTKYKKIKPFYSILDCFLDAVKKHPNKIFIHFEGQSFTYLEVDKRSNKVANALQTCASLKEGDTVALFLGNEPCYAWIWLGLAKLGCPVALLNHNIRAKSLLHCFTCSGAKVLIAAAELQGAVEDVLPALQEQGISVYLLEEDQDQGQGDGVAEGINLLSGKIQQASDAPLPRSLRDNVGVRSIALYIYTSGTTGLPKAALVTHERVWAASFIQAVSGVTSDDIFYINLPLYHSAGFLIGMAGAIERGITVVLRRKFSASQFWADCRKYDVTVMQYIGETLRYLCNTPQKENEKAHRVRIAIGNGVRMDIWSEFLQRFGDIAVRELYAATEGNVGFINYTSKVGVVGRVNPLHTRIFPYSLIKFDAEKEEPVRNAEGLCVRAARGETGLLVGKITNHSPFVGYAGNKQQTEKKRLQDVFRKGDLYFNSGDLLRIDHDNFVYFQDRVGDTFRWKGENVATTEVGDILTTVDGIEEANVYGVKVPGHEGRIGMAAVTLREGAEFDCVNTCAHVANYLPVYARPRFIRIQSCLEMTGTFKMKKVRLVEEGFDPALIQDELYFLDLEQKKYVPLTQQIYDSILSREVKL